DNA sequence from the Vicia villosa cultivar HV-30 ecotype Madison, WI linkage group LG3, Vvil1.0, whole genome shotgun sequence genome:
GCCAAAACCCCTCCCTTAATCTCAATTATTTAAAGGCAATCACTACAATATAGTTCACTGGCAAAAGCTACCAACCCCATCAAATTTCACTTTCATTAGTCTTTAGGAACATAACAATTAACAAACCAACAATATGAGAATAAGTTAAATTTACAACATAGAGTAATAACCAAcagttatttatatatatatatatatatttttttacaatGAGAGGagcgttaaattaaattaaaagtagtTAAATGGAAAGGGCACGTTTGGTTGATGATGACATAAACCTTTTGATTGAAGCCTCTACTTCTGCTACATTGTTCCCACCTTTCTATAATTAGTGCTTGCGTTCCATTCCAgcttctctcttctttttttgtCCCTACACTACTTTTTATAACAAAATCATATTAATTATAATGAATCAATTCTCAAGTTTGAGTTTCAGTCTCTCCCTGGATCATTCACTTTCATGCAGAGGgttcaatgtcaaatgaaaaagTAATTAAAATTTCTATAAATTCAGAACTTATAAAAAGgtacatttatttatttcatttgaaAAACGGTTTCTACTGTAACCAAAGTTTaatgttattattactattattattattaaattatgatGCTGCTTGTGTAACAGTTCTTCTCCTAATTCACAAGCTATGTCTTCAGTTTCAACAACCAAAGATCCCAGAATTCCTCGAAAATTGCGTAAAGACAGAAAATTGGCCTTGCAACAAGATGTAATGTTTTTGTTTTCTGGTTCTTGTTTTATTTTCACTTTCTTGCTTGGAAACTGATATATGATGAAGTTTTCGATTTTCAGGTGGAGAGGTTGAAGAGGAAGCTTAAGCATGAGGAGAATATTCACAAGGCATTGGAGAGAGCTTTGAATAGGCCGATGGGAGCCTTGCCTCGTCTTCCTCCTTATCTCCCTCCCTATGTTAGTAAATTTACTCTCCCTTTTCGGAAGCAGACACTAGACACACCTTTAATCTGAAATTGAGTATTTGAGTGACAAATTTAATCTTGAAAATTATAGACACTAGGACTTGTGGCTGAAGTGGCAGTACTTGAAGAAGAAATTAGAAGGCTTGAAGAAATGGTTTTACATTGTAGGAAGGATTTGTATCAAGAAGAAGTTAACATGTCATCCTCCAAGATGAAACTCGAGAATTCACTTGAGAACAATGTAAACCCAAATGAGAATTCAAAATCAGCCAATGCTGCAACTAGGTCTACAACGACACTTCCCGGTGAGTAACTagtcttttcattttaaaattaccGATTAAGATTAAGCTATTTCAAGGCGAGTTTATCAAATTTTGCCTTATCAGATGATAGACAAGGAAAAGAGATTCAATCATGTACTTCTTCTATCAAGAGCAGCAAGCAATCCATATGTAAAGGTCCAACGGCGAAAGTTTCTATTAAGAAAGTTCCAATCGATAATAAATCATTACATAAACGTTCGGAACCTCCCAAAAAGAAGGTATGTCATGTATAACAATAGTTTCAAAGGAAAATGCAGTTGAAATTGCAAAACCTTAAAAAAGTAGATATTGCAGCTGCAATATTGCGATttgcaatttaaaaccatttaCTGTATGTAAAAGATGAAGAATTTTTCTAATTTTGCAGCAGCAGGAACAACGAAATCCTCGTCTACAAGAAACTCCACAGGAAGATGAAAGTCCAAATATAATCTCCGAAAATATTCTCAAGTGCTTAACTAGCATTCTCTTGAGAATGAGTACACTACCTTTTAGGCCTCTAAAATCTAAAAAATGTATTCAAGGGACAGAATTTTTGGATCCCTATGGTATTTTGGAATTTGGAAAGAGAGACATTGGTCCTTACAAGCAATTAAGTACAAGTAATATTGAAGCTGAATCTTTCAATCCAAATCAAACTGCTAAGTCTTTGTTTCTGCTGCATCGGTTAAAGTATGTTATTTATATTCTACTCAAATTCAAGCTATAATACTATTAGTACTTTTTAATGTGTTCTAATTTCCTGAAATTCGCAGAATTCTTTTCAGAAAACTGGCATGTACAAATATCGATAATCTCAACCATCAAGAGAAGCTTGCGTTCTGGATCAACATATATAACTCGTGTATGATGAATGTATGTCAAATGTTCCTATTtgaaaaacatctaaaacacagaCACAAGACACGACACTGATACTGACATATCGACACTGATAGCCACATGTATGGATCCGTATAGGCAACTGCTTATTAAAAGTTCTGCTTTGTTTCAGGCTTTCATAGAAAATGGCATACAAAAGAGTCCTGAAAAGGTTGTTGCATTAATGCAGAAGGTGTGGTTTCACTTTTGTTTGTTCTTCAAATTTAGCATATAGTAATGGTCATTAATTAATGCGGGTTTCTTGTTACGCAGGCTACAATAAATGTAGGTGGAAACTTGTTAAATGCAACAACCATAGAACACTGCATTTTAAGGCTTCCATATCACTGGAAATATGTAAGTTGTGTGTCCTTTTCAAATGTAACTAACTTTTTCTGTGGCTGGGAAGTTATACAAAATTAATAAGTTTGTTACAGCTAAACACCAAACAGATCATATTAttaaaggaagtgaaaaatcatgaAACGGCATTAAGAAGTACTTATGGACTCGAATTGTCAGAACCGCTAGTCTCGTTTGCTCTCTCTAGAGGAACTTTGTCATCTCCTGCTGTAAGTTTATCTCATAAATCACTTCTTGACGCGCAATTTATTAGAGAAATAATTGTATATTTCTTATTGATGGAAATAGTGAATGATTACATGAACTTATATAGCTGATTACATGAGAGAATTATGACAGAATATTCTCCAACAGCTATATCAGAAGGCCTAAATAGGAAAGAAAATAATgctagagaaaggaaagaaataataagtaattaagtCCTAAGGCTAGCAAATAAGAAAGAAATATCAAGTAATTAATTCCTAATAGCCCCCCTTTAAGCTGGAGAATGTATGTTTAACAGTCCC
Encoded proteins:
- the LOC131660885 gene encoding uncharacterized protein LOC131660885 isoform X2, giving the protein MSNEKVIKISINSELIKSSSPNSQAMSSVSTTKDPRIPRKLRKDRKLALQQDVERLKRKLKHEENIHKALERALNRPMGALPRLPPYLPPYTLGLVAEVAVLEEEIRRLEEMVLHCRKDLYQEEVNMSSSKMKLENSLENNVNPNENSKSANAATRSTTTLPDDRQGKEIQSCTSSIKSSKQSICKGPTAKVSIKKVPIDNKSLHKRSEPPKKKQEQRNPRLQETPQEDESPNIISENILKCLTSILLRMSTLPFRPLKSKKCIQGTEFLDPYGILEFGKRDIGPYKQLSTSNIEAESFNPNQTAKSLFLLHRLKILFRKLACTNIDNLNHQEKLAFWINIYNSCMMNAFIENGIQKSPEKVVALMQKATINVGGNLLNATTIEHCILRLPYHWKYLNTKQIILLKEVKNHETALRSTYGLELSEPLVSFALSRGTLSSPAVRVYTAQNVEKELELAKREYLQAAVGISTSKFVIPKMLDWYLLDFAKDLESLLDWLCLQLPNEQGKEAIMFLEKRKTQPFTQFVKIMPYEFRFRYLLYT
- the LOC131660885 gene encoding uncharacterized protein LOC131660885 isoform X3, with the translated sequence MSNEKVIKISINSELIKSSSPNSQAMSSVSTTKDPRIPRKLRKDRKLALQQDVERLKRKLKHEENIHKALERALNRPMGALPRLPPYLPPYTLGLVAEVAVLEEEIRRLEEMVLHCRKDLYQEEVNMSSSKMKLENSLENNVNPNENSKSANAATRSTTTLPDDRQGKEIQSCTSSIKSSKQSICKGPTAKVSIKKVPIDNKSLHKRSEPPKKKQQEQRNPRLQETPQEDESPNIISENILKCLTSILLRMSTLPFRPLKSKKCIQGTEFLDPYGILEFGKRDIGPYKQLSTSNIEAESFNPNQTAKSLFLLHRLKILFRKLACTNIDNLNHQEKLAFWINIYNSCMMNAFIENGIQKSPEKVVALMQKATINVGGNLLNATTIEHCILRLPYHWKYLNTKQIILLKEVKNHETALRSTYGLELSEPLVSFALSRGTLSSPAIGSTFRT
- the LOC131660885 gene encoding uncharacterized protein LOC131660885 isoform X1, which codes for MSNEKVIKISINSELIKSSSPNSQAMSSVSTTKDPRIPRKLRKDRKLALQQDVERLKRKLKHEENIHKALERALNRPMGALPRLPPYLPPYTLGLVAEVAVLEEEIRRLEEMVLHCRKDLYQEEVNMSSSKMKLENSLENNVNPNENSKSANAATRSTTTLPDDRQGKEIQSCTSSIKSSKQSICKGPTAKVSIKKVPIDNKSLHKRSEPPKKKQQEQRNPRLQETPQEDESPNIISENILKCLTSILLRMSTLPFRPLKSKKCIQGTEFLDPYGILEFGKRDIGPYKQLSTSNIEAESFNPNQTAKSLFLLHRLKILFRKLACTNIDNLNHQEKLAFWINIYNSCMMNAFIENGIQKSPEKVVALMQKATINVGGNLLNATTIEHCILRLPYHWKYLNTKQIILLKEVKNHETALRSTYGLELSEPLVSFALSRGTLSSPAVRVYTAQNVEKELELAKREYLQAAVGISTSKFVIPKMLDWYLLDFAKDLESLLDWLCLQLPNEQGKEAIMFLEKRKTQPFTQFVKIMPYEFRFRYLLYT